Genomic segment of Pirellulales bacterium:
CTCGAACAACGACGGCGTGCTGATTCAGCACAACGCGGGCACGGTGAACGTCAGCGACACGACGATCAGTGGCAGCAGTCGAGACGGCATCGACGCGCAGACGAACACCGGCACTCTCAACGTGACCAACGACACGATCACCGGCAACGCTGAAATCGGCATCAACGCCACCGGCAACAGCGGCACGTTGGCCGTCAGCGGCACGACGGTCACCGATGGCACCACCGGCCTCAGCATCACCGGCGCCACCTCGACCAGCACCAATACGCTCGCGAACTTCGTCTCGAACGGCGCGGCGACCGGCATCAACCTGCAAAGCGATGCCGCCGCCGTCACTTTCACGGGCACCACGGCCGTCACCGGCAGCACGGTCGATGGCGTCATCATCAACAGTGTCACCGCCCCGATCACGTTCGCCACGCTGAACATCAACTCCACCACCGGCCCCGCTTTCGTCATGGAGAATTCGGCCACATCGCTGACGATCACCGGCGGCACGATCGTCGCCCAGGCCGGCGACGGCGTGGATATCAGCGGCGGCGCCACCTTGGCCGTCGCTCTCGACAGCGTTTCTTCCACGGGCGGCACCGACGGCATCAATATCAACGGGTCGACGGGCGCATTCAGCGTCGCAGGCGGCACGATCAGCGGTAGCTCGGGAGTCGGCGTCCTGCTCACGAATGTCACCGGCACTTCCGCAGGCAGCATTCTCTTCAGCGGCATGACGATCACCGAGCCGGGAACTGCTGCTCTCCAGGCCAGCGGCGGCGGCAATATCACCGCCAATAATTTGACGATCGACACCCATCTCACGAACGCCGACGGCGTCGATTTCCTCGGTACGACCGGCACCAACAGTGTCACGAATAGTATCCACTTCCTCATCGGCGATACCGACGCCATTCTCATCGAGACTGGAGCCGCCGGCGGCACCTACAATATCAACAACAACGTAGTGAACACGACGAGCACCACCGATGGTCACGGCTTGCAGGTCGAAGACAATTTCGGAGACAATACGTTCAACGTGGGGGGCAATCAGATCAACATGGCCGCTGCGACCAGTTCGATCGGCATCGAGATATTCAACTTCGGCACGACGGATTTCCTATCGAGTTCGTCGAACAATGTACCGGTCACCGCGAATGTTCCCACGTTGTTCGGCGGCTCGTTCACCGGCTTTATCGAAGTCAACGGCACAGAGGTAAACTAGGCTGGCAAGCGGGCCGCGGTTGATTCCCAGCCGCGCTTCTGCTTTGATGAAGCGCCGGAAGCGCTCGCGCCGCAAGCGCCAGCGCGTCCCCGAAAGCCCGGGGAAGGCCCCCACCCCGCCCCCATTGCCAACCCGTCCTCCTGGCCTTCCCTGGGTCCGCCCCGCAACAAACCCTTCGCCCCGCCCCTCCGCCCCGACCCATGATCCTGCTGATCGACAACTACGATTCCTTCACCTACAACCTCGTGCAGCGGCTCGGCGAAATCGATCCGGCCCTCGATCTCGAAGTGCATCGCAACGATCAGATCACGATCGACCAGATCGAAGCCAAGAACCCGTCGCATCTGATCATTTCGCCCGGCCCCTGCACGCCCCGCGAAGCCGGAATTTCTTGCGAAGCCGTGCGGCGATTCGCCGGCAAGCTGCCGCTCTTGGGCGTTTGCCTTGGCCATCAGGCTATCGGCGATGCCACCGGCGGACACATCGTTCGCGCCCGCCGGCTGATGCACGGAAAGGTGGATCTGATCCATCATCATGGCCGAGGGCTCTTTGTCGGGCTGCCGAATCCGTTCGAAGCGACGCGCTACCATAGCCTCGTGATCGAGCCGGGCACGCTTGCCGACGATTATGAAATCACCGCCTGGTCCGAATTGCCGGAGGGGGGCCAAGAAATCATGGCCGTCCAGCATAAGCGCTGGCCGGTGTACGGCCTGCAATTTCATCCCGAGAGTTTTCTGACCATCGTGGGCACGGACATCCTGCGCCGCTTTCTGGAAGTCAGACCCACGTCGTTTCTCGACATCTCTCCACACGCCGCAGCCGCCGCCGGCCAACACCAAGCCTCCCCGCAACACGCGCTGCACATTCAAACCCTCGACCCGTCCTTCGATCCAATCGAAGAATGATCCGTCGTCTTCACTCGCCCCTAGTCCCTCGCCCCGCGCCCCTATCCTTGCTCTCCGTCCTCGAAGCTCGCCGGCTCGTCTTGCAGCACAGTCGATCGATGTCGGCCGTGCGGATGCCGCCGTCCGATTGCCTCGGGCTCGTGCTTGCCGAAGAGATCACGAGCGACATCGATTCTCCTCCGTTCGACAAATCGATGGTCGACGGCTATGCCGTTCGCTCGGCCGACTTGACCGGC
This window contains:
- a CDS encoding aminodeoxychorismate/anthranilate synthase component II, which produces MILLIDNYDSFTYNLVQRLGEIDPALDLEVHRNDQITIDQIEAKNPSHLIISPGPCTPREAGISCEAVRRFAGKLPLLGVCLGHQAIGDATGGHIVRARRLMHGKVDLIHHHGRGLFVGLPNPFEATRYHSLVIEPGTLADDYEITAWSELPEGGQEIMAVQHKRWPVYGLQFHPESFLTIVGTDILRRFLEVRPTSFLDISPHAAAAAGQHQASPQHALHIQTLDPSFDPIEE